The Xenorhabdus doucetiae genome has a window encoding:
- the polA gene encoding DNA polymerase I, with the protein MAQIADNPLILVDGSSYLYRAYHAFPPLTNSSGEPTGAMYGVLNMLRSLIMQYKPSHVAVVFDAKGKTFRDELFAEYKSHRPPMPDDLRLQIEPLHKMVKAMGLPILVVSGVEADDVIGTLALQAEKEGRSVLISTGDKDMAQLVTPNITLINTMTNTILGPEGVKEKYGIPPELMIDFLALMGDSSDNIPGVPGVGEKTALGLLQGIGGLDDIYARLDDIASLGFRGAKTLGGKMEQHKEVAYLSYQLATIKTDVELDKTCLDLSVMPPDADELLALFSHYEFKRWIADVQNGSWLEGNGQKPAAASAKAESIPATPTAAKISPAISPESYQTILERQSLEEWIEKLKQAPAFSFDTETDSLDTLTANLVGMSFAIAVGESDVEAAYLPLGHDYLDAPQQLELHEVLTALKPLLEDANLPKIGQNLKFDRGVLARYDVALNGIVFDTMLESYVLNSVAGRHDMDSLADRHLGYKTTTFEEIAGKGKKQLTFNQIPLEEAAKYAAEDADVTLRLHQEMYPQLESTLTLLKVFQQIEMPLVPVLSRMERTGVLINAQTLAEHSKEITARLGELEKAAYELAGEEFNLASPKQLQVILFEKMQLPVLKKTPNGAPSTNEEVLEELAENHELARVILEHRGLAKLKSTYTDKLPQMVHPLTHRVHTSYHQAVTATGRLSSRDPNLQNIPVRNGEGRRIRQAFVAPEGYRIMAADYSQIELRIMAHLSQDKGLLEAFAQGKDIHRATAAEVFGVPLEQVTSEQRRSAKAINFGLIYGMSAFGLSRQLGIPRGEAQRYMDLYFERYPGVLAYMERTRQQAADHGFVETLEGRRLYLPDIKSRNAMRRKASEREAINAPMQGTAADIIKLAMIAVDNWIVSEQPDVRMIMQVHDELVFEVHESALGTAGQKIRELMEQSMQLDVPLKVDIGLGDNWDQAH; encoded by the coding sequence ATGGCACAGATAGCAGACAATCCCCTGATTTTGGTTGATGGTTCTTCATACCTTTATCGTGCATACCATGCGTTTCCGCCACTGACCAACAGTTCCGGCGAGCCGACGGGCGCCATGTATGGCGTGTTGAACATGCTGCGAAGTTTGATCATGCAGTATAAACCCAGTCATGTGGCGGTCGTGTTTGATGCCAAGGGTAAAACGTTCCGTGATGAACTTTTTGCTGAATATAAATCTCATCGGCCACCCATGCCGGATGATTTGCGTTTGCAAATTGAACCGTTGCACAAGATGGTTAAGGCGATGGGTCTGCCCATTCTGGTGGTATCCGGCGTTGAAGCTGACGATGTTATCGGGACTTTGGCTTTGCAGGCTGAAAAAGAAGGCCGTTCGGTGCTGATCAGCACGGGAGATAAGGATATGGCGCAATTAGTGACGCCAAATATCACCCTGATTAACACCATGACCAACACCATCTTGGGGCCGGAAGGGGTTAAGGAAAAATATGGTATTCCCCCTGAACTGATGATCGATTTTCTCGCCCTGATGGGGGATTCTTCCGATAACATTCCGGGCGTGCCAGGCGTGGGGGAGAAGACCGCGTTGGGGCTATTGCAGGGAATTGGCGGATTAGATGATATCTATGCCCGACTTGATGACATTGCCTCACTCGGTTTCCGTGGCGCCAAGACATTGGGCGGTAAGATGGAGCAGCATAAAGAGGTGGCCTATCTTTCTTACCAATTGGCGACCATCAAAACCGATGTTGAGCTGGATAAAACTTGTCTGGATCTTTCAGTTATGCCGCCGGATGCGGATGAGTTACTGGCGCTGTTCAGCCATTATGAATTTAAACGTTGGATCGCAGACGTACAGAATGGCAGTTGGCTGGAAGGTAATGGACAGAAACCGGCTGCTGCCAGTGCCAAGGCAGAATCCATTCCCGCTACGCCAACCGCTGCTAAAATTTCACCGGCCATTTCACCGGAAAGTTATCAAACGATTCTTGAACGCCAGTCTCTGGAGGAGTGGATTGAAAAGCTTAAGCAGGCGCCGGCATTCTCTTTTGATACTGAAACTGACAGTCTTGATACGCTGACAGCCAATCTGGTGGGGATGTCTTTTGCCATTGCTGTGGGAGAGTCAGACGTTGAAGCCGCTTATCTGCCATTGGGACACGATTATCTGGATGCGCCGCAGCAACTGGAATTACATGAGGTTCTTACCGCCTTAAAGCCACTGCTGGAGGATGCTAACCTGCCTAAAATTGGTCAAAACCTGAAATTTGATCGGGGCGTGCTGGCGCGTTATGACGTTGCCCTGAATGGCATTGTTTTTGATACCATGCTGGAATCGTATGTTTTGAACAGTGTGGCGGGGCGGCATGATATGGATAGCCTTGCGGATCGTCATTTGGGCTATAAAACCACCACATTTGAAGAGATTGCGGGCAAAGGCAAAAAACAACTCACCTTCAATCAAATTCCCTTGGAAGAAGCGGCAAAATATGCGGCGGAAGATGCGGATGTGACTTTGAGACTGCATCAGGAGATGTATCCTCAATTAGAGAGCACCCTAACCCTGCTAAAAGTTTTCCAGCAGATCGAAATGCCGTTGGTGCCAGTGCTGTCCCGTATGGAAAGAACCGGCGTGCTGATCAATGCGCAAACGCTGGCAGAACATTCAAAGGAGATCACCGCGCGTTTGGGTGAGCTGGAAAAAGCCGCTTATGAACTGGCAGGGGAAGAATTCAATCTGGCGTCACCCAAACAGCTACAAGTGATTTTATTTGAAAAAATGCAGTTGCCGGTATTGAAAAAGACGCCGAATGGCGCACCCTCAACGAATGAAGAGGTGCTGGAAGAGTTGGCGGAGAACCATGAATTAGCCAGAGTGATTTTGGAACATCGTGGTCTGGCAAAACTGAAATCCACCTATACGGATAAGTTGCCTCAGATGGTACACCCACTGACCCATCGTGTTCATACCTCTTATCATCAGGCGGTGACGGCAACGGGACGTCTCTCTTCCCGTGATCCCAATTTGCAAAACATTCCTGTCCGCAATGGTGAAGGGCGACGCATCCGTCAGGCTTTTGTTGCGCCGGAAGGCTACCGCATTATGGCGGCGGACTATTCACAGATTGAATTGCGCATTATGGCGCACTTGTCGCAGGACAAAGGCTTGTTGGAGGCATTCGCCCAAGGTAAGGATATCCACCGCGCGACGGCGGCGGAAGTGTTTGGCGTGCCATTGGAACAGGTGACCAGCGAGCAGCGTCGCAGTGCCAAGGCGATTAACTTTGGCCTGATTTATGGCATGAGTGCGTTTGGTTTATCCCGCCAGTTAGGTATTCCGCGTGGTGAAGCGCAACGTTATATGGATCTCTATTTTGAACGTTATCCGGGGGTGTTGGCTTATATGGAGCGTACACGCCAGCAAGCGGCGGATCATGGATTTGTCGAAACGTTGGAAGGCCGTCGGTTGTATCTGCCGGATATCAAATCGCGTAATGCCATGCGCCGTAAGGCATCAGAGCGTGAAGCCATCAACGCACCGATGCAGGGAACGGCAGCGGATATCATCAAATTGGCGATGATTGCGGTAGATAACTGGATTGTCAGTGAGCAGCCCGATGTGCGCATGATCATGCAGGTTCACGATGAGCTGGTATTTGAAGTGCATGAATCAGCGCTGGGAACCGCAGGGCAGAAAATCAGGGAGCTGATGGAACAAAGTATGCAGCTTGATGTGCCGTTAAAAGTGGATATTGGGCTGGGTGATAATTGGGATCAGGCACACTGA
- the dsbA gene encoding thiol:disulfide interchange protein DsbA, translating into MKKFWLALVGAFMAFNASASGFSEGKQYTELREPVANQPQVVEFFSFYCPHCYQFENIYHVPATVEKNLPAGVTHERYHVDFLGPLGKALTDAWAVAIVMKVEDKVTPILFEGIQKSQTIGSKDDIRNAFIKAGISGEEYDAALNSFIVQSVAAKERQAAQDFSLRGVPAVFVNGKYLINNGGVDTSSALDYARKFSEVVNYLLNKK; encoded by the coding sequence ATGAAGAAATTTTGGCTAGCACTGGTGGGAGCGTTCATGGCATTTAATGCGTCTGCTTCTGGTTTTTCTGAAGGCAAACAGTATACCGAGTTAAGAGAGCCGGTTGCCAATCAGCCTCAGGTGGTGGAGTTTTTCTCTTTTTATTGTCCTCACTGTTATCAGTTTGAAAATATTTATCATGTTCCTGCTACGGTTGAGAAAAACTTGCCGGCAGGTGTGACTCATGAACGTTATCATGTAGATTTTCTGGGACCTTTGGGTAAGGCATTGACCGACGCTTGGGCGGTTGCCATTGTCATGAAGGTTGAAGATAAGGTCACGCCTATTTTGTTTGAGGGCATTCAGAAAAGCCAAACCATCGGTAGCAAGGACGATATCCGTAATGCTTTCATCAAAGCGGGTATCTCCGGTGAAGAATATGATGCAGCCCTGAACAGCTTTATCGTGCAATCTGTCGCCGCCAAAGAGCGTCAGGCTGCCCAAGATTTCAGCCTGCGCGGTGTTCCGGCGGTCTTTGTTAATGGCAAATATTTGATTAACAACGGTGGTGTTGATACCAGTTCCGCGTTGGATTACGCCCGGAAGTTCTCTGAGGTCGTGAACTATCTGCTGAACAAAAAATAA